From the Marinomonas sp. THO17 genome, one window contains:
- the hisI gene encoding phosphoribosyl-AMP cyclohydrolase yields MSLKAYENLNKGETISLDTVLANLKTDDAGLIAAIAQQHDTGEVLMLAYMNEKSIRETLATGQVCYWSRSRQTYWRKGESSGHRQSLIAMSFDCDGDCILLQVDQKGPACHTNRRDCFFFKVEGDQVVVSSAPQK; encoded by the coding sequence ATGAGTTTAAAAGCATACGAAAACCTTAATAAAGGTGAGACTATTTCGTTAGACACAGTGTTAGCCAATCTTAAAACGGATGATGCGGGTCTCATTGCGGCCATCGCTCAGCAACACGATACTGGCGAAGTGTTAATGCTGGCCTACATGAATGAAAAGTCGATTCGTGAAACCTTGGCAACGGGACAGGTATGCTACTGGTCGCGTTCTCGACAAACTTATTGGCGCAAAGGCGAAAGCTCTGGTCATCGTCAGTCTTTAATTGCCATGTCCTTTGACTGCGATGGCGACTGTATCCTTTTACAAGTGGATCAAAAAGGCCCTGCTTGCCACACCAACCGTCGCGATTGTTTTTTCTTTAAGGTAGAAGGCGATCAGGTAGTAGTCAGCTCAGCGCCGCAAAAATAG
- a CDS encoding class II glutamine amidotransferase, which yields MCRWMAYQGDTVYLESLLFEQEHSLVHQSLSAKKSEVTVNADGFGLGWYDERSEPGLYHEILPAWSDSNLKSLARHIKSGLFFAHVRASTGTATSRSNCHPFSYKNWLFMHNGQIGGYESIRYQLDRLIPEALYGERQGATDSEVIFLLMIANGLEQNPEQAIATTLAQILEIMKSKGIQEPLRFTSVVSNGEEMIAIRFSSDEQAPSLYCKAFDSHIVIGSEPLELSNKDWTLVPAGHMAKIRNNGYQIQALPNLMKLSA from the coding sequence ATGTGTCGTTGGATGGCCTATCAAGGAGACACTGTCTACCTTGAGTCATTATTATTTGAACAGGAGCATTCCCTTGTTCACCAGAGTTTAAGTGCCAAAAAATCAGAAGTCACGGTGAATGCCGATGGCTTTGGTTTGGGCTGGTACGATGAACGCAGTGAGCCCGGCTTATATCACGAAATTCTGCCCGCTTGGAGCGACAGTAATCTCAAAAGCCTTGCCAGACATATTAAAAGCGGCCTCTTTTTCGCTCATGTACGGGCCTCAACGGGCACGGCCACCAGCCGTTCAAACTGTCACCCTTTCAGTTATAAGAATTGGCTCTTCATGCATAACGGACAAATTGGCGGCTATGAGTCCATTCGTTACCAATTGGATCGCCTTATTCCTGAAGCGCTTTATGGCGAGCGACAAGGAGCAACCGACTCAGAAGTGATTTTCTTGTTAATGATCGCCAATGGCTTAGAGCAAAACCCAGAACAAGCCATTGCCACCACACTGGCACAGATTTTAGAGATTATGAAAAGCAAAGGCATTCAGGAACCGCTGAGATTTACCTCTGTGGTCTCCAATGGTGAAGAGATGATTGCCATTCGTTTTTCCAGTGATGAACAAGCGCCAAGCCTATACTGCAAAGCTTTTGACTCTCATATTGTGATTGGCTCAGAACCACTTGAACTGTCCAATAAAGATTGGACATTGGTACCGGCTGGCCACATGGCGAAAATTCGCAACAATGGGTATCAAATTCAAGCCCTACCAAACCTAATGAAATTGAGCGCCTAA
- the leuA gene encoding 2-isopropylmalate synthase translates to MTSFDHTKYRPFQPVAIANRTWPDQEITKAPIWSSVDLRDGNQALVEPMTVEQKKQFFALLVDVGFKEIEVGFPAASQLDFDFVRWLIEEDQVPDDVYIQVLTQARPELIERTYESLKGAKKAIVHVYNSTSKTQREQVFRLGKDGIKEIAVKGAQCVKEHAEKYPETEWVFQYSPESFTGTETDFAVEVVDAVADVWQPTPDNKIIINLPATVEVATPNRFADQIEYFCREVKQRDSMIISLHTHNDRGCGVAAAELGLMAGADRIEGTLLGNGERTGNMDVVTMAMNMYSQGIDPELALGDMDRIISVVQACTLLQVHPRHPYAGELVFTAFSGSHQDAIKKCLANQTDDKPWDVAYLPIDPRDVGRSYQEVIRVNSQSGKGGVAYTLEQEYGLALPRWLQVEFSPIVQQFAEQDGGVVNAESMKDLFESSFMTGTKPYQLGKYDHAKDDVDTVHADLNSASGTIKITGTGNGALSAFSEALGKHFGMRVDIIQYQEHALTVGSDAQAIAYVQANIDGDRFNGVAIDNDIVSASVQALMATVNQKILQSTDANVA, encoded by the coding sequence ATGACCTCTTTTGATCACACTAAGTACAGACCATTCCAGCCTGTCGCCATTGCAAACCGCACTTGGCCCGACCAAGAAATCACCAAAGCACCGATTTGGTCTAGCGTTGACCTGCGCGATGGCAACCAAGCACTGGTTGAACCCATGACAGTGGAACAAAAGAAACAATTCTTCGCCCTACTGGTTGACGTAGGTTTCAAAGAGATAGAGGTCGGCTTCCCAGCGGCTTCTCAATTGGATTTTGATTTTGTTCGTTGGTTAATAGAAGAAGATCAAGTACCAGACGATGTGTATATTCAGGTATTGACGCAAGCGCGCCCTGAATTGATTGAGCGCACTTATGAGTCTCTAAAAGGGGCCAAAAAAGCCATCGTCCACGTCTACAATTCAACGTCCAAAACCCAACGCGAACAAGTCTTTCGCCTTGGTAAAGACGGCATCAAAGAGATTGCCGTAAAAGGCGCGCAATGTGTAAAAGAACACGCCGAAAAATACCCTGAAACAGAGTGGGTATTCCAGTACTCACCAGAAAGCTTCACGGGTACGGAAACCGACTTTGCCGTCGAAGTGGTTGATGCGGTTGCTGACGTTTGGCAACCCACACCAGACAACAAAATCATCATTAACTTGCCAGCGACAGTGGAAGTGGCGACCCCAAACCGTTTTGCTGATCAGATTGAATATTTCTGCCGCGAGGTAAAACAGCGCGATAGCATGATCATTAGCCTTCATACTCACAATGACCGTGGCTGTGGGGTTGCAGCGGCGGAACTTGGCCTCATGGCGGGCGCTGATCGCATTGAAGGTACCTTACTAGGTAATGGTGAAAGAACCGGCAACATGGACGTGGTGACTATGGCCATGAACATGTACAGCCAAGGCATTGATCCAGAGTTAGCGTTAGGCGATATGGACCGCATCATAAGTGTGGTTCAAGCCTGCACCTTACTACAGGTTCATCCGCGCCATCCTTACGCGGGTGAATTGGTGTTTACCGCTTTCTCTGGCTCTCACCAAGACGCCATCAAAAAATGTTTGGCGAATCAGACCGATGACAAACCTTGGGACGTGGCTTACTTGCCGATTGACCCTCGCGATGTGGGTCGCAGCTACCAAGAAGTGATCCGCGTTAACAGCCAATCTGGTAAGGGCGGTGTGGCTTATACCCTTGAACAAGAATACGGTTTAGCCTTGCCACGCTGGTTGCAAGTGGAATTCAGTCCAATCGTACAGCAATTTGCCGAGCAAGATGGTGGTGTTGTCAATGCGGAATCGATGAAAGATTTATTCGAATCCAGTTTTATGACTGGCACCAAGCCCTATCAACTGGGCAAATACGATCACGCCAAAGATGACGTGGACACAGTTCATGCCGACCTAAACAGCGCATCCGGTACAATCAAAATAACCGGAACTGGCAACGGCGCTTTGTCTGCCTTCAGTGAAGCCTTAGGCAAACACTTTGGCATGCGGGTTGATATTATTCAGTACCAAGAACATGCCCTAACGGTGGGCAGTGATGCGCAAGCCATCGCCTATGTACAAGCCAATATTGATGGTGATCGCTTCAATGGCGTAGCCATTGATAACGATATTGTATCCGCTTCCGTACAAGCACTGATGGCTACCGTTAACCAAAAAATTCTGCAAAGCACAGACGCTAATGTGGCTTAA
- a CDS encoding ATP-binding protein, translated as MSLRLKTILGIALIEAVLLAFLISMTLNYLESTNYEGLYKRATTTATLFSTTTKDAVISYDLASLEAFSTELMTNPDIVYVKVLTPEGQVFTQAGEEQFLTRAFIEDTEVSAITDGVFDISASIEEGGQIFGRIELGIDTSALSQSIHEARLWSASIAFGEMLLVALFSYLLGTYLTGRLSKLRDAANEISNGNTKVRLSTKGKDEVSDVAEAFNHMSKRLTKEAKQRANYENQLKELNQTLEGRVERRTEQLRNNLYKLEATNKKLQATHEKLVQSEKMASIGTLAAGVAHEINNPIGYVMSNVQRLQEYSETYQEAIKRILYLMNQESADIEPSLEDLMKWLQEQDIDFIQEDVAELMTDTLEGTKRIREIVSGLKDFSHGNTDHVMREENLNEAIERTLKVAHNELKYIARVKTDLGNIPNVRCNVGQVQQVLLNLLINAGHAISEKGIIKIKSGVAGKEVYVAITDNGTGISPKLQEKIFDPFFTTKKVGKGSGLGLSIAYGIMQDHNGRIELESVVDKGTRFTLYFPMI; from the coding sequence ATGTCATTAAGGTTGAAGACAATATTGGGCATTGCGTTGATCGAAGCTGTCTTGTTGGCTTTTTTGATATCAATGACATTGAATTATTTGGAGTCAACCAACTACGAGGGTTTGTATAAGCGAGCAACCACCACGGCAACTCTGTTCTCGACAACAACCAAAGACGCGGTGATTTCTTATGACCTTGCTTCATTAGAAGCCTTTAGCACTGAGTTGATGACGAATCCAGATATTGTCTATGTGAAGGTGTTAACCCCTGAAGGTCAGGTATTTACACAAGCGGGTGAAGAGCAATTTTTAACACGTGCTTTTATTGAAGATACAGAGGTCTCGGCAATAACAGATGGGGTATTTGATATCAGTGCAAGCATAGAGGAAGGCGGTCAGATCTTTGGCAGGATTGAATTGGGCATTGATACCAGTGCCTTGAGTCAGTCCATTCATGAAGCTAGGTTGTGGAGTGCCTCCATTGCCTTTGGGGAAATGCTATTGGTGGCCTTGTTTTCGTACTTGTTAGGAACCTATCTAACAGGACGTTTAAGTAAGCTTCGTGATGCGGCTAACGAGATATCCAATGGCAATACCAAGGTGCGGCTATCAACCAAAGGCAAGGATGAAGTGTCTGATGTGGCAGAGGCTTTTAATCATATGTCGAAGCGCTTGACCAAGGAAGCAAAGCAAAGAGCGAATTATGAAAATCAATTGAAAGAGTTGAATCAAACTCTTGAAGGGCGGGTGGAGCGTCGAACAGAGCAGTTGAGAAATAACCTTTATAAGTTGGAAGCCACCAATAAGAAGCTGCAAGCCACTCATGAAAAATTGGTGCAATCGGAAAAAATGGCGTCCATTGGTACCCTTGCGGCGGGCGTGGCCCATGAAATTAATAATCCGATTGGTTATGTGATGAGTAATGTGCAAAGGCTGCAGGAGTACAGTGAAACCTATCAGGAAGCCATTAAGCGCATCTTATACTTAATGAATCAAGAATCTGCGGATATTGAGCCGTCTTTAGAAGATCTAATGAAGTGGTTGCAGGAGCAGGATATCGACTTTATTCAGGAAGATGTCGCTGAGTTAATGACAGATACTCTTGAAGGCACAAAGCGTATAAGAGAAATTGTCTCGGGGTTAAAAGACTTTTCCCATGGCAATACTGACCATGTGATGCGTGAGGAAAATTTGAATGAAGCGATTGAAAGAACCCTGAAAGTAGCGCATAACGAACTCAAATACATAGCGAGGGTGAAAACAGACTTAGGTAATATTCCTAATGTACGATGTAATGTTGGTCAGGTGCAGCAAGTGTTACTTAACCTTCTTATTAATGCTGGGCACGCCATCAGTGAGAAGGGCATCATTAAGATTAAAAGTGGCGTTGCGGGGAAAGAAGTATATGTTGCTATCACTGACAATGGCACAGGAATATCACCAAAATTGCAAGAAAAGATTTTCGACCCATTTTTCACCACCAAAAAAGTTGGCAAAGGCAGTGGTTTGGGCTTATCCATTGCTTATGGCATTATGCAAGATCACAACGGCAGAATAGAATTAGAAAGTGTGGTCGATAAGGGCACTCGGTTTACTCTCTATTTTCCAATGATATAA
- a CDS encoding phosphate/phosphite/phosphonate ABC transporter substrate-binding protein has product MRIRLFLLAVVLLPSLSLAQTLTFGVVPQQSAKTLAARWSPVLNYISENTGITIQFATAKNIPEFEKRLLAGEYDLAYMNPYHYVVFHQKPGYQAIAKQKDKQIRGIVVVRKDSDIDSLEDLQNTRLAFPSPAAFAASILPRAQMAQENIVFTPSYVSSHDSVYLNVSRGFFPAGGGVIRTFNNTSPEVREQLKVLWQTKPYTSHAIAAHPRVAQEQQRKIVQAMLQMNDEAEAMSLLKALNFNGLEAASNDRWDDIRDLDIKLLDHMLE; this is encoded by the coding sequence ATGAGGATTCGTTTATTCTTGCTGGCAGTCGTGTTGTTGCCATCTTTGAGTCTGGCGCAGACTTTAACCTTTGGCGTAGTACCACAACAATCGGCTAAAACCCTAGCGGCAAGATGGTCGCCCGTACTGAACTACATCAGTGAAAATACGGGGATAACGATTCAGTTTGCCACCGCTAAAAATATTCCTGAGTTCGAAAAGCGCTTGTTGGCTGGGGAATACGATCTGGCGTATATGAACCCTTATCACTATGTGGTGTTTCATCAAAAACCTGGGTATCAGGCCATTGCCAAGCAAAAAGACAAGCAAATACGTGGCATTGTTGTGGTGCGAAAAGACAGTGATATTGACTCGTTAGAGGATTTGCAAAACACACGCTTGGCATTTCCTTCTCCTGCTGCCTTCGCGGCAAGCATTTTACCGAGAGCACAAATGGCACAGGAAAATATTGTCTTTACGCCTTCTTATGTGTCGTCCCATGATTCTGTGTACCTCAATGTCTCACGGGGTTTTTTCCCAGCAGGAGGTGGCGTAATTCGAACCTTTAACAATACTTCCCCTGAGGTTCGCGAGCAGTTGAAAGTACTTTGGCAGACCAAACCTTATACCTCTCATGCCATCGCGGCACATCCTAGAGTCGCTCAGGAACAACAGCGCAAAATTGTACAGGCCATGTTGCAAATGAACGATGAAGCTGAGGCAATGTCTTTGCTCAAGGCGCTCAATTTCAATGGCCTGGAGGCCGCTTCAAACGATAGATGGGATGACATTCGTGACCTGGATATTAAGTTGCTTGATCACATGCTTGAGTAA
- a CDS encoding HAMP domain-containing methyl-accepting chemotaxis protein, translating into MLNLSVRTKILSLIALFSIVIIGMSINSALSSKSVSSELQSLSSQSLQLMQHLEKSRQLLLQQSVEFERGYFQVSIAKSLSGYGTELIAESEKKFKAYTDELLASFESVKSILGDMPKNDNLTNLLEQIAQLEQEQSVFLKASTETYGWWIKLKTLQANKARRVADASLANVNTQMEAIITSINDYGNQVAANQNSKLNQTIYANGGIAAILIIIGVVISVLIINGICGPLIKAVRRAEDIASGDLSQEPVNSTRKDEIGMLETAMDKLVTQLSGILHDVANSSEMLTKAANDLNRITHESSDMVDRQQEETQLISQAINEIQATAVHVSESTSDASQAAHVAETAANQGAEIVTRTINSIQELAKEIASSTETIHQLQLNTDEISNILNVILGIAEQTNLLALNAAIEAARAGEQGRGFAVVADEVRHLAQNTQDATQQIEKMISQLQSGTSSAVKAMTSSHQRSSDAVEQVKHEEDSLLNINQSVSKIREMNDRISATAEEQASVTAEVNRNVSNITSITERTTNSIHSISQSAEQLAGLAKQLSHKVSYFTV; encoded by the coding sequence ATGCTAAACCTATCCGTGCGCACCAAAATTCTCTCCCTAATCGCATTATTTTCTATTGTTATTATTGGCATGAGTATTAACTCTGCCCTTTCTAGTAAATCTGTATCATCAGAATTACAGAGTCTTTCTTCCCAAAGCTTGCAATTAATGCAGCATCTAGAGAAAAGCCGCCAATTACTCCTACAGCAATCCGTAGAATTTGAACGTGGTTACTTTCAAGTTTCCATCGCCAAGTCCCTAAGTGGGTATGGTACTGAACTCATCGCAGAATCTGAGAAAAAATTCAAAGCTTATACCGATGAATTACTGGCTAGCTTTGAGAGTGTCAAAAGCATTCTTGGCGACATGCCAAAAAATGACAATTTAACCAATCTACTTGAGCAAATTGCTCAACTAGAGCAAGAGCAAAGCGTCTTCCTAAAAGCCAGTACGGAAACCTATGGTTGGTGGATTAAGTTGAAAACCTTACAAGCCAACAAAGCACGCCGTGTGGCCGATGCGAGTTTGGCCAATGTTAATACCCAAATGGAAGCCATCATTACTTCCATTAATGACTATGGTAACCAGGTCGCCGCCAACCAAAACAGTAAATTAAACCAAACCATTTACGCTAATGGCGGCATCGCAGCCATTCTCATCATTATTGGCGTTGTTATCAGTGTGTTGATCATTAATGGTATCTGCGGCCCTCTCATTAAAGCGGTTCGCCGCGCAGAAGACATTGCTTCTGGTGACCTTTCGCAGGAGCCAGTAAACAGCACACGCAAAGACGAAATCGGCATGTTAGAAACGGCCATGGACAAACTGGTCACGCAATTAAGCGGCATCCTTCATGATGTTGCCAATTCAAGTGAGATGCTGACCAAGGCTGCAAATGATCTCAATCGTATTACCCATGAATCGTCAGACATGGTGGATCGCCAGCAAGAAGAGACGCAATTGATTTCACAAGCCATTAACGAAATCCAAGCCACCGCTGTGCATGTGTCTGAATCAACAAGCGATGCCAGCCAAGCGGCTCATGTGGCAGAAACCGCCGCCAATCAAGGCGCAGAGATTGTCACACGCACCATCAACAGCATTCAAGAACTGGCCAAAGAAATAGCCTCTTCAACGGAAACCATCCATCAGTTACAGCTCAATACCGATGAAATCAGCAACATTCTTAATGTTATTTTAGGCATAGCCGAACAAACCAACCTATTAGCACTGAATGCGGCCATCGAAGCAGCCCGTGCTGGAGAACAAGGTCGTGGTTTTGCTGTGGTGGCTGACGAGGTACGTCATCTGGCACAAAACACCCAAGACGCTACCCAGCAAATTGAGAAAATGATTAGTCAACTGCAATCTGGCACCTCTTCTGCGGTTAAAGCCATGACCTCCAGTCATCAAAGATCATCGGATGCGGTTGAACAAGTCAAACACGAAGAAGATTCTTTATTGAACATCAATCAATCTGTGTCTAAAATTCGTGAAATGAATGATCGTATTTCGGCAACTGCAGAAGAACAGGCATCTGTTACCGCCGAAGTGAACCGAAACGTGTCGAACATCACCAGTATTACAGAGAGAACGACAAACTCGATTCATTCCATTAGCCAATCTGCCGAACAATTAGCAGGCTTAGCAAAACAGCTTTCTCATAAAGTCAGCTACTTCACCGTCTAG
- a CDS encoding S24 family peptidase, whose translation MDISDRIRQKMTEHNLRAVDITRMTGATKGSVSQWLHGISSPGGKYIIPLTRALQCDANWLFGGVSTNSHSSSPAQQGNGFTPSFISKKLPILSYAQAETWREFEDKASIKDQLEWEYAPAAISHQAFWLMVSGDSMVSPVGPSICEAHIILVDPCMQAQNGDLVIAKVGSTKEVTFKKLIIDAGQTYLKPLNPNYRPIEVTDQCRIIGVVREARLKL comes from the coding sequence ATGGATATATCAGATCGTATTCGACAAAAAATGACGGAACACAACCTTCGGGCCGTCGACATAACAAGGATGACAGGCGCAACCAAAGGATCAGTCAGTCAGTGGCTTCATGGTATTTCTTCGCCTGGCGGTAAATACATTATTCCACTCACTAGAGCATTACAGTGTGATGCAAACTGGTTGTTTGGAGGAGTGTCAACCAACTCGCACTCATCTTCTCCAGCCCAGCAAGGAAATGGCTTCACGCCATCTTTTATCAGCAAAAAACTGCCTATTCTCAGCTATGCTCAAGCAGAGACTTGGCGTGAGTTTGAAGATAAAGCTAGCATAAAAGACCAATTAGAGTGGGAATACGCTCCAGCCGCCATTAGTCATCAGGCCTTTTGGCTAATGGTTTCGGGAGACAGCATGGTATCCCCGGTTGGCCCCAGTATTTGTGAAGCGCACATCATCCTGGTTGATCCTTGTATGCAGGCTCAAAACGGCGACTTAGTCATAGCGAAAGTGGGTTCAACCAAAGAGGTCACTTTTAAAAAGCTGATCATAGATGCAGGACAAACCTATCTAAAACCACTCAATCCCAATTACCGTCCAATTGAAGTCACTGACCAATGTCGTATCATTGGTGTCGTTCGTGAGGCCAGATTAAAGCTCTGA
- a CDS encoding 2-oxoglutarate and iron-dependent oxygenase domain-containing protein has protein sequence MSIPLIDLAKLTSASDAVRQQEIQSLDTACREIGFFYLVNTGLPNSLMQALMREAKRFFNQPQQVKNAIDIKNSANHRGYGNIGEEQLDEVTHADWKETFDMALDYPADHPLVAKYPTMYGPNQNPRDPQTLEVLQDYYVAAFEVAQKLLTAMAQALSLEDDFFTRCFTDHVTVLRMIHYPPRPEAGHDNGAGAHTDYGCVTLLLQDQTGGLQVKNRQGEWVDATPIENALVVNIGDLMQHWTNDEYVSTAHRVRASLPDVHRYSFPFFVEPDYETQVTCVPSCQSADKPAKYQPVLAGDWIQSRFDATYAYREEKH, from the coding sequence ATGTCCATTCCACTTATTGACCTAGCCAAATTAACCAGCGCCAGCGATGCGGTGCGCCAACAAGAAATTCAGTCGTTGGACACGGCATGTCGAGAAATTGGTTTCTTTTACTTAGTAAATACAGGCTTGCCAAATAGTCTGATGCAAGCCTTGATGCGTGAAGCGAAGCGTTTTTTTAATCAGCCTCAGCAGGTGAAAAATGCCATAGACATTAAAAACAGCGCGAATCACAGAGGTTATGGCAACATAGGTGAAGAGCAGCTTGATGAAGTGACTCATGCGGACTGGAAAGAGACCTTTGACATGGCATTGGACTACCCGGCTGATCACCCTTTGGTGGCAAAATACCCGACCATGTATGGCCCCAATCAAAATCCGCGCGATCCTCAAACCTTGGAAGTATTGCAAGACTATTATGTGGCGGCATTTGAGGTCGCACAAAAGTTGCTGACGGCCATGGCGCAAGCCTTATCACTAGAAGACGATTTCTTCACCCGTTGTTTTACGGATCACGTGACAGTACTGCGCATGATTCATTACCCACCTCGACCAGAAGCCGGTCACGACAATGGCGCGGGGGCGCACACAGACTATGGTTGTGTGACCTTGTTACTGCAAGATCAAACTGGCGGCTTACAGGTGAAGAATCGCCAAGGAGAGTGGGTGGATGCGACACCAATTGAAAATGCGCTGGTGGTGAATATTGGGGATTTAATGCAGCATTGGACGAACGATGAATACGTTTCCACCGCCCACCGAGTGCGTGCTTCGTTGCCGGACGTGCATCGTTATTCTTTCCCTTTCTTTGTTGAACCTGACTACGAAACGCAAGTGACTTGCGTGCCCAGTTGTCAGTCGGCTGATAAGCCAGCAAAATATCAGCCTGTTTTAGCTGGGGATTGGATTCAGTCGCGTTTTGATGCCACTTATGCTTATCGAGAGGAAAAGCACTGA